A region of Maridesulfovibrio sp. DNA encodes the following proteins:
- a CDS encoding peptidylprolyl isomerase, with amino-acid sequence MSNPMVLMETPEGEVLIELFEKEAPKTVENFLRYVDEGFYEGTLFHRVINNFMVQGGGFDFSMKQKDTHEPVENEADNGLKNELGTLAMARTMDPHSATAQFFINVKDNGFLDHTAKNPQGWGYCVFGKVIDGMEAVEKIKKVKTGSYGPMDDVPVDPISIISMKRFED; translated from the coding sequence ATGTCCAATCCCATGGTACTGATGGAAACACCTGAAGGTGAAGTACTGATCGAGCTTTTCGAGAAAGAAGCCCCTAAAACCGTAGAAAATTTTCTGCGTTACGTTGATGAAGGTTTCTATGAAGGAACCCTTTTTCACAGGGTTATCAATAATTTTATGGTTCAGGGCGGCGGTTTCGACTTTTCCATGAAACAGAAAGACACCCACGAACCTGTTGAAAACGAAGCAGACAACGGGCTCAAAAACGAATTGGGCACCTTGGCTATGGCTCGCACCATGGACCCTCATTCCGCAACCGCACAGTTCTTTATCAACGTGAAGGATAACGGTTTTCTTGATCACACTGCCAAGAATCCTCAGGGCTGGGGCTACTGCGTATTCGGTAAAGTTATCGACGGTATGGAAGCCGTGGAGAAAATCAAGAAAGTAAAGACCGGTTCTTACGGTCCTATGGATGATGTTCCGGTTGATCCCATCAGCATTATTTCCATGAAACGTTTTGAAGATTAA
- a CDS encoding HD domain-containing phosphohydrolase, which translates to MDNSELTILVIDDEDFVRETISDYLSDSGFNIIDACDGEEGIEVFGRENPDAVLVDLNMPKVDGFGVLEHVTSESPDTPIIVVSGAGLIQDAIKAVRLGAWDFVTKPIVDLNILEHALRQGLERASLVKENRLYKEHLEAEVQRRTEALRNEVKVRREAQDALMAIQDEVIETQKEVILTLGEVVETRSNETANHVRRVAELSYILARRYGLSEEESDLLRLASPMHDVGKIGIPDTVLNKPGKLTPEEFQLIKTHTTIGHEILKHSERPIIKAAAIVAYEHHEWWNGNGYPRGLVGEAIHIYGRITGIVDVFDALGSERVYKKAWPIDKIKNYFEEGRGKQFDPQLTDLLFDNLDEILELRRTFPDG; encoded by the coding sequence TTGGATAATTCTGAATTAACTATACTCGTCATCGATGATGAAGATTTCGTACGGGAAACAATCAGCGACTATCTCAGTGATTCCGGGTTCAACATTATTGATGCCTGTGATGGAGAGGAAGGGATTGAAGTTTTCGGGCGGGAAAATCCCGATGCTGTTCTGGTTGATTTGAATATGCCTAAAGTTGACGGTTTCGGGGTGCTTGAGCATGTTACCTCCGAAAGTCCGGATACTCCTATCATTGTTGTCTCCGGTGCCGGGCTCATTCAGGATGCCATAAAAGCTGTTCGTCTGGGGGCCTGGGATTTCGTGACCAAGCCCATCGTCGACCTCAATATTCTGGAGCATGCTCTCAGGCAGGGGCTTGAGCGGGCTTCTCTGGTCAAGGAGAACCGACTCTATAAGGAACACCTTGAAGCCGAGGTTCAGAGAAGGACTGAAGCCCTCCGCAACGAAGTCAAAGTTCGTCGCGAGGCTCAGGATGCCCTGATGGCTATTCAGGATGAAGTTATTGAAACTCAGAAGGAAGTCATCCTTACCCTTGGTGAAGTTGTTGAGACCCGCTCCAATGAAACCGCCAACCATGTCCGCAGGGTTGCTGAACTTTCCTATATTCTAGCGCGGCGCTACGGCCTTAGCGAAGAAGAATCAGATCTGTTGCGTCTTGCCTCTCCCATGCACGATGTCGGTAAGATCGGCATCCCCGATACAGTGCTTAACAAGCCCGGTAAACTGACTCCTGAAGAGTTTCAGCTCATCAAGACCCACACCACCATAGGGCATGAAATTTTAAAGCATTCAGAACGTCCTATCATCAAGGCCGCAGCTATTGTGGCTTATGAGCATCACGAGTGGTGGAATGGTAACGGCTATCCCAGAGGTCTTGTCGGGGAAGCCATTCATATTTATGGCCGTATCACTGGGATTGTGGATGTTTTCGATGCGTTGGGCAGCGAGCGTGTTTACAAGAAGGCATGGCCCATTGATAAAATCAAGAATTACTTCGAAGAAGGAAGGGGCAAGCAATTCGATCCGCAACTTACCGATCTGTTGTTTGATAATCTGGATGAAATTTTAGAACTGCGGCGGACTTTTCCTGACGGTTAG
- a CDS encoding 4Fe-4S binding protein yields MKRILNFKDDFAKKFHGKIIPTREALKLLKAMVDSCSIPERALPNGKTPVVLFESPCPASTSISSVAEVCIFAGELHASETIRNYPGKSRQINEDEAVRILETKNAKGHVHYIRCKETKSGPFYAICNCCPECCETMKVEHAEVSILVPSGYIAVVDPHKCIGCGQCMEYCPFGAMNLRDKRMRINPRKCMGCGVCTNKCRKDALSLARNRKHPEPLLVDKLK; encoded by the coding sequence ATGAAAAGAATCCTGAATTTCAAGGATGATTTTGCCAAAAAATTCCACGGTAAAATCATCCCCACCCGAGAAGCGCTCAAACTACTCAAAGCCATGGTGGACAGCTGTTCCATACCGGAAAGAGCACTGCCCAATGGTAAAACCCCTGTTGTGCTTTTTGAATCACCCTGCCCGGCATCAACATCGATATCATCCGTGGCGGAGGTTTGTATTTTCGCGGGTGAGCTTCATGCATCTGAAACAATCAGGAACTATCCGGGGAAATCCCGGCAGATAAATGAAGATGAGGCTGTTAGGATTCTGGAAACCAAAAATGCAAAAGGCCATGTGCATTACATTCGCTGCAAGGAAACAAAATCAGGACCATTCTATGCCATCTGCAATTGCTGCCCGGAATGCTGCGAAACAATGAAAGTCGAACACGCTGAAGTTTCGATTCTGGTTCCTTCAGGGTATATCGCTGTAGTGGACCCGCACAAATGCATAGGCTGCGGTCAATGTATGGAATACTGCCCTTTCGGGGCCATGAACCTGCGCGACAAACGCATGCGCATCAACCCCAGAAAATGCATGGGCTGTGGGGTTTGTACCAACAAATGCCGCAAGGACGCCTTAAGTCTGGCACGCAACAGGAAGCACCCCGAACCCTTGCTGGTAGACAAACTTAAATAA
- a CDS encoding STAS domain-containing protein, translated as MEIAVRRHGDTVVVGMGGRVDAYGSGELDRTLENILADENLACVAFDMTDVGYLSSAGIRSIVRTMKILRSRNGALAICALCSYCRNVLETAGMTRSLNIFPTRSEAITFLQSVHWERQALENWDRMEIADSPIGKFRFIPGENSQAELKVIGSVADIFHSRVDEGRIFSRRFSQTEYSIGVGGLGEVPDDYMKVLGSMITIGGTMGWLPTDGHDLADFLVPRNDTGSVMIRTPFNLTLAGGFNEYIMFESSEEGGTTLDRLYRGLFLLSRRRRRDFKGVLGTAAWMQTGELLAGTMMRSPVREFAPENKRAITDPSNSDEWFKRDVLPRHRDVTCLTCGVGIDLSCDLSVYDLSGLYAAFYIDPATAGDRGQILNNHAAVFEQVHMPEKIVCLDKMVREVSAKAEFKDMRKLRDNSRVTRAFLGVSYIQRLVRDSAGWQGTEIPVNRNLAEKRYREESEFPLVPEKREAELNKFQRFLEAQQAKLEKQNK; from the coding sequence ATGGAAATAGCAGTACGCAGACACGGGGATACCGTTGTTGTCGGCATGGGCGGAAGGGTTGACGCCTATGGCTCCGGAGAATTGGACCGGACCCTTGAGAATATACTGGCCGATGAGAATCTGGCCTGCGTGGCTTTTGATATGACTGATGTCGGTTACCTGAGCAGTGCCGGTATACGTTCTATTGTGCGGACTATGAAAATTTTGCGCAGCCGTAACGGAGCGCTGGCAATCTGCGCCCTTTGTTCCTATTGCCGCAATGTTCTCGAAACCGCCGGAATGACACGTTCGCTGAATATCTTTCCCACTCGCAGTGAAGCCATAACCTTTTTGCAGTCCGTACATTGGGAACGACAGGCCCTTGAAAACTGGGACCGTATGGAAATAGCGGATTCTCCAATAGGGAAGTTCAGGTTTATTCCCGGTGAGAATTCGCAGGCCGAGCTGAAAGTTATCGGTTCAGTTGCGGACATTTTTCATTCTCGGGTGGACGAAGGACGCATTTTTTCTCGCCGTTTTTCCCAGACTGAGTATTCCATAGGTGTCGGCGGTCTGGGGGAGGTTCCGGATGACTATATGAAGGTGCTCGGGTCCATGATCACCATCGGCGGGACTATGGGCTGGCTGCCTACAGACGGTCACGATCTGGCTGATTTTCTGGTTCCGCGTAATGATACCGGGTCGGTGATGATACGTACCCCGTTCAACCTGACTCTTGCGGGCGGTTTTAATGAATACATAATGTTTGAATCAAGCGAGGAGGGCGGGACCACTCTGGACCGTCTATACCGGGGGCTGTTTCTGCTTTCCCGGCGCAGGCGCCGCGATTTCAAGGGCGTTCTGGGTACTGCGGCATGGATGCAGACCGGCGAACTCTTGGCCGGGACCATGATGCGTTCCCCGGTGCGGGAATTTGCACCGGAGAACAAAAGGGCCATTACAGATCCATCCAACAGTGATGAATGGTTCAAACGGGATGTGCTGCCCCGGCACCGGGATGTTACCTGCCTGACCTGCGGGGTAGGCATAGATCTTTCCTGCGATCTTTCTGTTTACGACCTGTCCGGTCTGTATGCCGCTTTCTACATTGATCCGGCTACAGCCGGGGATCGGGGGCAAATTCTCAACAATCATGCAGCCGTCTTTGAGCAGGTACATATGCCTGAAAAAATAGTCTGCCTTGATAAGATGGTCCGTGAAGTTTCGGCAAAAGCCGAGTTCAAGGATATGCGTAAATTGCGTGATAACAGCCGTGTTACCCGTGCATTTCTGGGAGTCAGTTACATACAGAGGCTGGTCAGGGACAGTGCGGGGTGGCAGGGAACAGAAATTCCGGTTAACCGGAATCTTGCGGAAAAGCGTTACCGGGAAGAGTCCGAATTTCCTCTTGTTCCCGAGAAGAGGGAGGCCGAACTCAACAAATTTCAGCGTTTTCTTGAAGCCCAGCAGGCTAAACTGGAAAAGCAGAATAAATAA
- a CDS encoding ABC transporter substrate-binding protein: MWFRMAVCLLLTAVLSVPAFAGEKTIKVGVLYNLTGDMAAIDRPGLHGMELAKDIINSGGGISGRKLSLVISDCRSDLESAAIAAEALAGQDDILAVIGLNDTDYVMAAAPAVTDKNILFITSGATMQNLPYMYGKYFFMTAFGDNMQARAVAKFAKRRLDTSRCFVGTDIANEFTKALSKYFKRRYRKYGGSIVDEVWYNSGAEKYPLPKGGAKDADLIFMSSIPPDAPGYITELRKAGFDQPIVSGDGFDTPGLLEIPAEYAHSIYFATHVALDNPDPIVQEFVDSYARMFGKNPESGFAALGYDTVMLLAQAVEKAGIAKPEPVRKALSATAGFRGVTGEFSYPEGMRVPVKTVDIVKYVNGTFSFVEQVSPN, encoded by the coding sequence ATGTGGTTTCGTATGGCTGTATGCCTGTTGCTGACAGCAGTTCTTTCCGTTCCGGCTTTTGCCGGTGAGAAGACCATCAAGGTCGGAGTGCTTTATAATCTTACCGGAGATATGGCTGCCATTGACCGTCCCGGCTTACATGGTATGGAGCTGGCAAAAGATATAATCAATTCCGGGGGCGGAATATCGGGCCGTAAATTAAGCCTTGTGATTTCAGATTGCAGGTCAGATCTGGAGTCTGCGGCAATTGCTGCCGAGGCCCTTGCCGGGCAGGATGATATCCTGGCAGTGATCGGTCTCAATGACACTGACTATGTTATGGCTGCTGCTCCTGCTGTTACTGACAAGAATATTCTTTTTATCACCTCCGGGGCTACCATGCAGAACCTGCCCTACATGTATGGGAAATATTTTTTCATGACCGCTTTCGGGGATAATATGCAGGCCCGCGCAGTTGCAAAATTCGCTAAGCGCAGGCTCGATACTTCCCGCTGTTTTGTGGGGACCGATATAGCCAATGAGTTCACTAAGGCCCTTTCCAAATATTTTAAGCGCCGTTACCGCAAGTACGGCGGATCCATTGTGGATGAAGTCTGGTACAATTCCGGCGCTGAGAAATACCCCCTGCCAAAAGGTGGAGCAAAAGACGCGGATCTGATTTTCATGTCTTCCATTCCTCCGGACGCCCCCGGTTATATCACCGAATTACGCAAGGCCGGTTTTGATCAGCCTATTGTTTCCGGCGATGGTTTTGATACTCCCGGTTTGCTTGAAATACCGGCGGAATATGCTCATTCCATTTATTTTGCCACCCATGTTGCCCTTGATAATCCGGACCCCATAGTGCAGGAATTCGTCGACAGTTACGCACGCATGTTCGGGAAAAATCCAGAGTCAGGTTTTGCTGCCCTCGGTTACGATACTGTCATGCTGCTGGCTCAGGCTGTTGAAAAAGCGGGGATTGCCAAACCGGAGCCGGTGCGTAAGGCTTTATCTGCAACTGCCGGTTTTAGAGGGGTTACCGGTGAATTCAGCTATCCCGAAGGGATGAGAGTTCCCGTGAAGACTGTAGATATTGTGAAATACGTAAACGGTACATTCTCTTTTGTGGAACAGGTCAGTCCGAATTAG
- a CDS encoding leucyl aminopeptidase has protein sequence MEFSIITEPASAWSADAVVFFAFKDADEYLPGFSSWMASDADWVAGSPALGDFSGKLDNSSVIYGSGSSVQRVLLVGLGEEKDFCVDKFLQAVSTALRKCRELKFRTVGVPLVAFEGIPLEDKLEHFVVAAIEGLYSFDEFKSKKDEKKGLPETIRFLTEDEPPAHLAEMLLKGQAVGQGMGYARDLVNLPPNVANPVYLADEAKKLAKKYGFKFKAMKRKEIIDKGMGAFASVFRGSNDEPRMITLEYCPKDREGQKPLVLVGKGVTFDTGGISLKPTGFIEDMKCDMGGAAAILGFFRAIGTIKPDLPVVGILPCADNMPDASATRPGEVVTSFSGKTIEILNTDAEGRLLLCDALAYSAQFEPAAIIDLATLTGGCIVAFGWDVAAVMDNSALMQNLVIESGTRVGERFWPMPLWDIYKEELKSEVADLKNIGSREGMTIHAGMFLKEFVPEDVPWAHLDIAGPAWRKKKTPAGSAGGTGFGVRTLVEIAERIDLEDM, from the coding sequence ATGGAATTCAGCATTATTACCGAACCGGCATCCGCATGGTCTGCGGATGCGGTTGTATTTTTTGCTTTTAAGGATGCGGATGAGTATCTGCCCGGTTTTTCTTCATGGATGGCTTCTGATGCGGATTGGGTTGCCGGTTCTCCTGCTCTAGGGGATTTTTCCGGGAAACTGGATAATTCTTCCGTAATTTACGGTTCCGGTTCTTCTGTGCAGCGGGTGCTGCTGGTCGGACTTGGTGAGGAAAAGGATTTCTGCGTAGATAAATTTCTGCAGGCCGTCAGCACGGCCCTGCGTAAATGCCGGGAACTTAAATTCCGCACGGTAGGTGTGCCCCTTGTGGCGTTTGAAGGCATTCCACTTGAGGATAAGCTGGAACATTTTGTAGTGGCGGCCATAGAAGGGCTGTATTCTTTTGATGAATTCAAATCCAAAAAGGATGAGAAAAAGGGCCTTCCCGAAACAATACGTTTTTTGACCGAAGATGAACCTCCTGCCCATCTGGCGGAGATGCTTCTCAAGGGACAGGCTGTGGGGCAGGGCATGGGCTATGCCCGTGATCTTGTTAATCTGCCGCCCAACGTCGCCAATCCGGTTTATCTTGCTGATGAGGCCAAGAAATTGGCCAAAAAGTACGGATTTAAATTCAAGGCCATGAAACGCAAGGAGATCATTGATAAAGGCATGGGCGCATTTGCTTCGGTTTTCCGCGGCTCAAATGACGAACCGCGGATGATTACCCTTGAGTATTGTCCCAAGGATCGAGAAGGACAGAAACCGCTGGTTCTGGTGGGTAAGGGGGTAACTTTTGATACCGGAGGCATTTCCCTCAAGCCTACGGGGTTCATAGAGGATATGAAATGCGATATGGGTGGAGCTGCTGCTATTCTCGGTTTTTTCCGGGCTATCGGCACGATCAAGCCGGATCTGCCTGTTGTGGGCATATTGCCCTGCGCCGACAACATGCCTGATGCCAGTGCCACCCGTCCGGGAGAAGTGGTTACTTCTTTTTCAGGCAAGACCATTGAGATTTTAAATACAGATGCCGAGGGACGCCTGTTGCTTTGTGACGCTCTGGCCTATTCCGCACAATTTGAACCCGCTGCGATTATTGACCTAGCAACCTTGACCGGTGGCTGTATTGTGGCTTTCGGCTGGGATGTGGCTGCGGTGATGGACAATTCCGCCCTGATGCAGAATCTGGTCATAGAATCCGGTACGAGAGTTGGAGAGAGGTTCTGGCCGATGCCACTCTGGGATATATATAAAGAAGAACTCAAGAGTGAAGTGGCAGATCTTAAGAATATCGGTTCGCGCGAAGGCATGACCATTCATGCCGGGATGTTCCTCAAGGAATTCGTACCCGAAGATGTTCCGTGGGCACACCTTGATATTGCCGGACCGGCATGGCGCAAGAAAAAGACTCCCGCTGGATCAGCAGGGGGAACCGGGTTCGGAGTACGTACGCTGGTGGAGATAGCGGAACGTATTGATCTGGAAGATATGTAG
- a CDS encoding peptidylprolyl isomerase, which translates to MAKASARHLLVSDEQTCLDLKKQIQDGADFGELAKKHSSCPSGQRGGDLGEFRPGQMVPEFDTVVFNEAVGEVHGPVKTQFGYHLLEITSRED; encoded by the coding sequence ATGGCAAAAGCATCTGCCCGCCATCTTTTGGTTAGTGATGAACAAACCTGTCTGGACCTGAAAAAACAAATTCAGGACGGCGCAGATTTTGGTGAACTGGCAAAAAAACACTCTAGCTGCCCTTCTGGACAGCGCGGCGGAGATCTAGGTGAGTTCCGCCCCGGCCAGATGGTCCCGGAATTTGACACCGTTGTGTTCAATGAAGCAGTTGGCGAAGTTCATGGCCCGGTAAAAACACAGTTCGGTTACCACCTGCTGGAAATCACTAGCCGCGAAGACTAA
- a CDS encoding asparaginase, with protein MNSKNISGEVILIFTGGTIGMSEKADAGGVVPDDNFTKLLNEVTPDGHDIKIRPVLWSDIPSPHMCPERMLKLAHDVENFLTEKQVLGAVILHGTDLMAETAYVLDMTVCSPKPVVLTGAMRYFNESGYDGIRNLVDAVRTCLLPPPEGTDVIIQMADKLFAAKNAIKYSSLNVDPFIGQNTGRIGFIAGESVILTRAKPGRRPRLPFPVTAMADKVHLVACHPGMDSTVLEKLLENEVKGIVLEGFGAGNTPPGIVPGIEKCIEAGIPVVLCTRCVEGGVWPIYAYPGGAANLKQKGVIIAGELSALKATLLLQMLLGSGYPCDRIEEIFAEESV; from the coding sequence ATGAATTCGAAAAATATATCAGGTGAAGTTATCCTCATTTTTACCGGAGGAACCATAGGCATGAGCGAAAAAGCTGATGCCGGAGGTGTGGTTCCGGACGACAATTTCACCAAGCTTCTTAATGAAGTCACCCCGGACGGGCACGACATCAAAATCAGGCCGGTACTCTGGTCGGACATTCCCAGTCCGCACATGTGTCCAGAAAGAATGCTCAAACTGGCCCATGATGTAGAAAATTTTCTGACCGAAAAGCAAGTGCTGGGTGCGGTTATCCTGCACGGAACAGACCTGATGGCCGAGACAGCCTACGTACTGGACATGACCGTATGTTCACCCAAACCGGTAGTCCTTACCGGAGCTATGCGCTACTTTAATGAATCGGGCTATGACGGAATCCGCAATCTTGTTGATGCCGTGCGAACCTGCCTGCTGCCCCCGCCGGAAGGAACCGATGTCATTATCCAGATGGCGGACAAACTTTTCGCCGCCAAGAACGCCATCAAATACAGCTCATTGAATGTGGATCCCTTTATCGGCCAAAATACCGGGAGAATCGGCTTCATTGCCGGAGAATCAGTAATCCTCACCCGAGCCAAGCCGGGCCGCAGACCGAGACTGCCCTTTCCGGTAACAGCCATGGCAGACAAAGTTCATCTGGTGGCCTGCCATCCGGGTATGGATTCCACGGTGCTGGAAAAGCTGCTTGAAAATGAAGTCAAAGGTATTGTGCTGGAAGGCTTCGGCGCAGGGAACACCCCTCCCGGAATAGTCCCCGGAATAGAAAAATGCATTGAGGCCGGGATTCCGGTGGTGCTCTGCACCCGCTGCGTGGAAGGCGGAGTCTGGCCCATCTACGCCTATCCCGGCGGAGCCGCCAACCTGAAGCAGAAGGGGGTCATCATCGCTGGAGAGCTTTCAGCACTCAAAGCAACCCTTCTCCTGCAGATGCTGCTGGGGTCGGGATATCCCTGTGATAGAATCGAAGAAATATTTGCAGAAGAGAGTGTGTAA